TTTTAATACataaatgatgccactgattattcttttaaaaattatgggatttgGCTTAaagattctgtctgattccaggacaacaGAATACAAAcagagtcattgcacagtgccaaaaaagcacaaagctaaaccatATTCGTTttttctgtgtattctttcaaaacatgataaatatggaaataagttttgtatGAATGTACAGGTAACCcctgttaaactggaaaaaaaacacagaactattaaatagttagaaaaaaaCACTCTTTAATAATGAGTTTGAGTTCAGTGCTCAATTAGGTCTCCTTTGCAGAGCTGTGCTCTATAAACCCAGCAGATTCCCAGCCTTTGGCAGCTCTGGTCACTGAACTCCTCATAATGCCAACTCCACTCGATTGGACAAtgccaaggaacaaaagaatttgattTACATTAGCATAGCCACAAGGAAAGGGGAGTATTCAAACTATTCTGATGGAATGagatcaagcttgggaaaggaaccatAGCCAGAGGCTAAGGTAAAAGGGAATGGCCTATTTACAATGGATACCAAAGGATGGTCTCTGCTATGGAGTttgtcttcttgggaaagggtctctgatacaatgggaggAGCTACTTAGTTAAAGGATATTTTAGCATGTGATTGAAATCTGTTAACTCTATCAGGTTAAATTCATTATATATCTTAAGGTTCATTGTTGATTCTGAAAATGCTAGTcagagattcccttcagggtggattcttcCTGGAACAGGGATGTACTTGGGTTTCCAGTTTACAAGCTAACTAAACCttagggttcatcagatcttactaggctacaagtgtGGGGGTTTCTAGGTTCCATGCCAAGACCTGTAACAACAAGCTGCAAACAACCTTACAgggcaggagagggaagaaatagaatttggaacttaaaattttaaaaagtgaatgttaACATTctgtttacatgtaattagggaaaataaaataattttaagtctaaaataaaactataaaaatgacaataattttcAGTGTGAAAATTATCTGTGAACATGGAAAAAGTAATAATATGTGATATGTAGTATGAAAATATGATTAGGAGAATTTCCAATTGACTGGATATGGGAGATGAGGTCAATGAAGTCAGGATTATAAATCAGAATAATGTCAAATAAGGTGATGATGGTACCATTAGAAGGGAGGATTAGGATAACAGTGACACAGAAAGTGTTCCTAAAGAATCATATTCAAAAGAGGTAAGTCCTAATGAGCCTAACCTCCTCTTCTGAAAAGCTTCCTCTAATTCCATGTGTCTTTACTTCTGACTATATACATTGCATACTTTATAATGTACTACAGTTGCTATTTCATGATGGAAAGCCTATTATTATCAAGGCTTgcattatctaacaaaatatatatatatatatatataattgagtCAGTTTCAAAGTGGTGATAGGTGAAATCATGCACAGAGATGAAATCATTAAGGAAGAAGAAGTGGAAAGTGAAAAGGGTAATGGCTTTGGGAATACATTTAATCAAATCTGTTACACCCCATCCCTTTTTGAATAGTTCCCTTCCTTGTTTtttaggaaaaaggaagggatgttagtaaataaaacataaaaagggaggtTAAAAAGTAAGGAGACTTTGAAGAGTCACTTAAACCAGTTGAGTTATTCTAGTTTTTTTCCTTGTCTatgcaaatacaaaaatagataaaataaaattatttaattctcttccttttggtATAGtatttctgttctttgtttttgtgttgttgttgATTATATGAGGACTCCAAGCTTAACACACTGGCAAATAGTCAGCAGATTAATGATTTGATTTTGATCTTCTTTGTTCCAATACCACTTGTATTTTGGCTACATCGCTCCATGAATGAATGATGATTTTTCATCTTTCTGATGATGGATGTCTAGGTAAGTGTGCCATGAAAgacaaactattttaaaatttgttgaaaCATTTTTGGAGTGGAATTAAAGTATGCTTCATAATCCAGAATATTTCTTTTCCTGCCAGTTTggtcagaagaagggaataaacGTGGAATGTAACAAGTTCAATATTGCCTCTCACTGTGTGTAGTAGGGCTAGGTTTGTGCCAAAGCATCTAGTCTAGTTCCACAAGTAGTCCTGGGTGGCTGCACCCCAACTTACAGGAAATCTAAAATGGACCATGTcagcattaataaatatttttttttacttctgctaTAGTGGATGCTTCCCTTATTGTCATTTTCTGTTTGTCTGCCCTATCCCCTCCACTACACTTCCTGGATTTTGGTACCTTTGCTCTCTGAAAAGAAACTCCATCAGGGTCCCTGAAGCTTGATTCACCAGATCATGGTCATGTGCAATAGTTTGATGTGACCTGCAAGAACAAGTGACTGTAGTTCAGCTTGGAAGATGACAAGTGTAGCCATATGTGTGTGAGCATGGGCTGCTTCACCCCTCCAGAGCATCATCAGAGAATCGTCCTTTGCCTGAGAACTGAAGGATGAACCAGAACATAGACAACTTATCAAAGACCCTGCAGTTTATTTTCTCTTATGACAGGCTGCCCAAGGAGAGACAAAGGGACCCAAGTTGGCAATGGAGCAGGTCAGAAACTCTCTGCTGGTCATCACTCAGATCCAGACTTATGTGTTTTgtcaaatggaaagaacacaaaACTACCAAAGGAGTTAAAATAAAGGTCATTAATCAAAGTAGAAAGATACATGTGGGAAGCTGCCCAGAATCTCAGGCCTGGGACTTCCACTGGACTACAGAATGCACTGTGCTTATGTAGATTTGGGAGGAGGAGGTAGGGCTTTTGACCTGCACTAGCCTCAGTCTGAACTTACTGGCAGAGGCCAAGATACTCTAGCCAAAGAATGGAGTTCTTGGGTAGATACaaaatgagaaacaaagaaaacataaagGGTACTTAAGACTTGATTATACCTGCTAATCCTATCTCAAGTAGTCAAGGGTTTCTTTAGGGGTTCTTGTTCAGTCTGAGAAAAGGGTCATCATGATAGGGGCTGACAGTGGGCATTAAGGTAATAGGAATAGGACCCTCATACTCTGACATTTGGCATTTCTCAATAGTTAACACTAGTTAAACATCTCCTACCAATGATGAGACCTCAATGATGAGAATTATCCTGGAAACAAAGAACTGGGGAATAGATTTATACCTTAAGGAATATATGAAATAAGGTACAACTAACTGGTTCCATAGATGCTTGGGGAGGACATCATAGCCTCAAGTTAGGGGATTTGGGAGAGGCAGGCCTAAACATAGAAAGGTTTCTTCAGATTTGACTATACCACTCCAGTGGCTGATGGGCTAATGTTCTGTCTGGAATATGGTTCAGTCAAGGGAGTTTCTTGAAGGAAATTCCTGTGGGACAAGGGTAAATTTGGATGGGGAGAGAAACAATAGAACCATCCTGATGGCACTTTTGTTTAAACAAATTTCCTGTTGTTCAGAGAATTACATCTATTCTTTTGATGGCACTGTCAAGCTAATGCAGTGGCTTCAGATAATAATAATTCACTGGAAATATTACCAGTTGTGGGATGAACCTCTGTGGAATCAAAATAAATTATTGCTTCATTCATATCCACAAAACATAAGGTCTAGGGAGCTATTTTTTAGGGTGTGGTAGAGTATTGGTGTTATTATTCCGCTTTTGAGGCTAACTCCTGTGCCATCTTGCACATATAACCATATAAAAGCATGTTCTTTAGCTTTTTGATGCTTTCAAAGATGGATATTTCATGCTTAGGGAAAAAATCTTCCTGAGCATCTTGCCCATGGCAGCTAAAATCTTCTTGTTCCTCAGGCTGTAGATGATAGGGTTTATCAATGGGGGCAATATTGCATAGACCATTGCAACAAAAAGGTTTTGAATAGGTGATGTGTCTGATGTATCCCTGAGAACTGCAGTAATTACAGAAATGAGGAATAAGATGAGGATCATCAACTGAGGGGAGCAGGTCGAAATGGCCTTGTATCGACCTTCCACAGAAGGAATCTTGAGCACATTGGAAAAGATGCGAATGTAGGATgcaattaaaaaagcaaagcaagATAACAAAAAACATGAACTTGCTATAATTAATACAAACTCTGTATGATATACACCAGAGGCTGAGACTTTCAAGATATGAGGGATATCACAGAAAAATTGGTGGATCACATTGGAGCCCGAGAAGGGCAGGCGAAACATGTTCCCAGTGTGTATAGCAGAATAAATCAGCCCAGTTACCCACGAGCCAGCTGCTGCCCAAAGACAACGGGATGGCATCATGATGAGGCCATAGTGTAGAGGGTGGCAAATGGCCACAAAGCGGTCATAGGACATGGCCACTAACACAGCAAACTCtgttgctgaaaagaagagaaagaagaagaccTGAGCAGTACAGCCAAGGAGGGTGATGGTTTGACTGCCAAtcaaagaatttatgatgaacTTAGGAAGGGTGACTGAGATGTTGCAGATATCCAACAAGGATAAGTTgctcagaaaaaaatacataggagAGTGAAGGTGTGGGTCAATAAGAATTGCAGCAATGGTGAGAAGGTTCCCCATCATGGTAGCCAGGTATATCAGCAGGAACAACACAGCATGTAAGACCTGCAGCTCCCATATTCTGGAAAACTCCATGAGGAGGAATTCAGTGATGACTGAGAAGTTGCCCATCCCTGATTGTGTGCTGCAATTTAAGTCGAATCAAACATGGCTATGAATAACAGAAATGCAGTGTTGAAATGGAAgacagaattaaaataattattcaagTAGAATATCCATCCAAATAAACCCATCCCATTAAACCTGAACAGAAGCAAATTCagacatattttcaaataaacagAGGTTAGAGGAGGAATAATGAGGTTTATATGCATTTAATAGTTTTGGTACAGTGTTTGGCATCTTTAGCTTTACAGAATGACATAGAATGATGTTAGTTTTCATAGTGTAGAAAGCCACAGTCAGTGGCAAAGATTATATTTGGTGCACTTTAAGAAGGTGAATAATGCCACTACCAAGATGATAAAGGGAAGGACTTGTATTACCACCATGGAGATCATGAATTTtttgagtgtgtgtatatgtatatatgtatggggGAGGGATGgatagagggagaaacagagagagtcaaagagaaagaaagagacagagagacagagagagaggacagagaccaagagagatagagacagagagagacagtagagagagatagagacagagaaccaaaagaaagagggaaattatgcttatgatgaaaaattcatAGGGTTTATGGAAGAAAGTGGTTAAAAATGGTCAAGTATTATATAAAAgtaattaattttcattaataatattCTTTCAAAGTTATGTGAGTTCCAAACCAGTTTGGTGCTTTGCACAAAGTAATAAAGCTCATTCAGAATAATATCAGAACTTGAAACCAAATCTCTTAATTGGAAAACCACAATTTCCctgttacagaaaaaaaaaaagaattgcacaTATCTAAGAAATTAATTAGTCAGTTCTCTGTCCCCTGTGCAAATGATCAGCATAGAATATGGTTAAGGTTGAAAGAACTAATAAGAGGTTAAAATAATCTCTGACAAGATACCACTtatgcatttctttctttccattactAACCCCATCTGTGCAGTCCAACAGTTTTATACTGAACAGGTATTTTAAGAACTCTGATTCTGAGTTAATGAGTCAGCAAGGGATCGACATTTCACTGCTAAGATGTGATGAATCATTTTTGCTAACACTATTCACAATGGAGATTTTGTTTaatataagaaaagaaacaagatttTCAATTTGTTCCCCAAAATTTGAATGACTAGCAGCAGCTTTTTAACCTTCAGTCTAAGGATATCTAATTCCTTAATTTAAAGTTCCCTTTTTGTCCTCCCTCAGTGATATTTACTCTTTATATGAGGTGAATATGGTTTTTggctattttttaatgtaatatgttttatatattgtatataacataattaatataatttaatatgataATCTTTCAAATCAATTTCCCCCTGAAACCTGTTGATAGAATTTGCTTTGGTTAGAAGGCCAAATAAAAAGCAGTACAAAAGGAATAAAGATGGAGATGTAGCaatagatagagatggagagaaatataGTTGTATAACTGAATATAAAAatagagacatagaaagagatagaaatagaagtagagacagagacagagaaatatatTGATAGACATTTATAAAAAGATATCTAATACATGATACATACTTGAGACAGTGATATGggtttaataatataatatatatgtatatatgcatatacacacatacatagataaCAGAACGTTGATAAACCAATATCATCCACCCCATTAACCATAACTATTCTTCTTGATCTGAGTTTCTTACCCAACTTTCCTCCTATACTTGAATTTTCTAGGTCTACATGAGAACTCATTCTCCCACCATTCCAAAACAACAATATTCAGACTTACAAATCCATCATTTTAATGAGTGGCAAAATTCAATGTCCCTGAATTCActgatataatataatgtaatataatgtaatgtaatatcaTATCATATGTCATATagcaatatgatatgatatgatatgatatataatcatatatcCCTCTATAGAGAGGATGGATATGCATATAATCATCATGAACATACATGCAAATGCATacatgcaaatacaaataaattcatgACATAGTTTTCATTGTTTTCCAGGATTCTTCCACCTCCCCCTTTAGCCAAAAGTCTATAAGAAGCCACAGACTTCAGATTCTCAGAGGAGAACTCAATATAAACTTAGAGGGCTTCAAGTCATTTAAGCAAAGACTCTTAACATAAATTTTCACTGAGAAAAGAGTAATATTTGCTTTATATATTTCTGGCATATTTAAATGCCCTTTTGTAGCATCCCAAACATATTCATATCTATGAatcataaatgactgtatggctaatgtatctccaagcataaggttataccaatgatgtttgtgaatgtaaccttgacctGGCCATTCGGCCTgttgcctaggacaaactcattaacatgctccgACTCAATTACCAGGGGGAAAAAAGGTTTGCAATCTACAcccccaaaggtgttccctctaccttgccacccaatcttaattgtctatactttgtgatgtgatTGCTAAGTGCTTGGAAGTACCACCCAAGCAGGATAGGATTAAATTTAGAGGCAAACCCACTAACTTCCTCTTGGATCTTCAATGTGTTCTAGGAAtctctcttatctctgtctgtctgtctgtctgtctgtctgtctgtctgtctgtctttctctctctctctctctctctctctctctctctctctctctctctctctctctctctctttctctctctctctctctctctctctctctctctctctctctctctctctctctctctctttcctacccCGAGGCTATGGCCCTTGTCGGCTTACATTCTCTACCTCCATCTTAACCTCTACCtcaattccattgatcctcatattttcctcccaaggggaaaatcataggggttgcctgccctattcaaacactggcTTGTCCGTGTCtatcattcttcaccctggttcctcGATTCCCTATTTCTCCTCGGGTCCCAATCACAAAGGACAACCCCCTCCTTGTAGACCCGCTTATCAGATTTTACACCTTTTATATCATAAAGAATCTAGCAGCGATATAACATTTACTTCAGACAACTCATTAGTGGCTTCCACCTAAAAGATTTAGTAAAGGTCTCATATTTCTTCACAAATAACTGAGTGATATCTGAGACCTTGGATGTTGACAGTTTTCCTTGTCTAAATATTCCTTTCAAATATAATCAGGAGAAAAGAAGCTCAAAAATGGAAGGAATCTTATAGGTCCTTTGACTAAGCCTCttatttacagaggaggaacagATCCAAGCACTCTCTGACTCTTGGTTTGATAGGGAATTTAAATGTTAGAATGAAATTCTTGTGTTTTGATACCAAAATCAACTGAATTTGACTTAATAAAATGTGCTGAAATAAAGTTAAATTGGACACAATTAGTTTAAAATTGCAACACTTCTTagtttcaaaaaatttaaatgaaaaatgaaagagtgAAAGGCACAGAGAGATGAAGTTTGAACTAAAACAGAGCTCCTACCTCCCCCAGTTATCTTTGTAGTGCTTCATCATAAAAATTATACTGGAGTCATTCAAGATGCATTGAAAATTTACATTTTGCCCAATTCTTCTCATGATAAATAACATTAATTTGCTTTTAAATGAAGATAAATTGAGATCTATCATCACTGATCAGATAAATAATTATGACCTATACATATGGCACTTCAGAATaagatatttttaatgtattatattCTTGGAGGAGCTTAAAGCTACTACTCTCCCCATGTTACATGCATATTAAAGGAAGCTTAAAGAAGAGGAGCTTATATATAGTCAAGTcattagtcaacaaacatttattaagtgtctattatattCCAGACACTATTATAAACAATGGGCTTACATAGAAAGTCAAAAGATAGTCCTTAACTTCAAGGACATTACTCTATAATGGGGCaaaaaatatgcaaataactatttTCAAATGTTAGATACAAGAAGATTTGGAGATCATCTCAGAGAGAAGGAATAAACATTacccagctaataaatgttggaaggaggATTTGGATTCCTGTCATCCTTAATTTTAACTCATTGTACTTTCCACTCCGTGATGCCAAACTGCATctctagaaaaagaatgaatctaAAAGACATCATCCCCCTGACTTTGAACTCATGCATTAAGCAACTGAGTAAACTTATTAGTCacaaatgcaaataataataataatacctgagTTATTTGTTCTGATGCTTATACTTGCCAGTATTTGTTgttattctgttttcttcttccatacagttatatatacatatacattaatatatatatgccAAAGATTATCTCTAAATTGGATTTTCACTGGAATCTCAAAGATAGTATATTAAAGTCTAAACTTCTGATCCTACTGGCATTACAGAGCTATTTGATGATACCTACATGCTATCATCTGGTAAAGTACATTGCCCGGTGTATTTTGTAGAAGGTTCTGTGAAGTCACCAGAGTATTCAAAGTAAACATCATAACTTTGGTTTCTATGGATTTTCTGACCCTTCCCTTGAGAATAATTAAATAGAGTATATCTTCTTTTATAAATAACATGGGAGAAAATTTCCCTTTTGTCTCATTAAAATATCAGCCACCATAGCATAGGCTATTAGGAGTCTCTCTGTCCAGGGGAGTCTTAGACAATAGTTAAACATTTATGAAGGTCCAACATGAGTCAGGTATTGGGTTAAGATTGGTGGATTCAAATACAAAGACCATCCTTGCATCAAGGCACTTACAACCCAAAGGAGTAAAACAACAGACAAAAAGAGGCTGAAAGTATAGAGCAATAGGGAAAGGAAGGTGGAGAACAGAAAGTATTTGACATAAAAGACATGAAGGTGAAGTCCAAAAGCTGTGCAGATAGAATggaatgaagagaagaatttgttGGGCTCCCTCCTTAAATAGTGTTTTGGGGACTCATCGCTCTGTCCTGCATTTGGAGGGTTCATTTGGACACATTAAGAATGCTTATGAGATATGAGTTACCAGGATGATTCAATTTGGTATCATAATGAAATATCCCAATAAGAAGTCAAGTGATCATACCATATAGGTCttatggttaaaggatatgaagaatAGAAAGAATGGAGACAGATTGTAAAAAAATAGTAGCAAACTGATTTCCTCATATTTGATTCTAGATATTAAAGTGACCCACTTTAGTGTGttgggtgttttgtttttgtttttgttttcctgatGGAGAACATGTCTACtcggtactttaaaaaaaaaatccccttagCAATGGAAAATATATGATACCTATTGAATGAATGACCAAAGATGAACACTCATTTAGCCTTCTGAGATcttagaaaacattttttgaatactatttttttctcaattgcatgaaaaaaatttttaattcatttttttaatgtttgagcCAAGTTCTcactgtttctctctccttcctcttcccactcTGCagctaatgtaaaaaaaatcaccaaatatCCTATGATTCCATGTGTACTTGTGGACTTTGCAGCCCTCTGCTCTCTCAGTTTGTCTTGGAAAAATAAACTAAAGCAAAAGGATGTAATTCTTTTTAGGTTTTGTCTAGCACCTATGGATTGTAAGGGAGAGGAAAAGTTAAAGG
This DNA window, taken from Monodelphis domestica isolate mMonDom1 chromosome 6, mMonDom1.pri, whole genome shotgun sequence, encodes the following:
- the LOC100028408 gene encoding olfactory receptor 14I1-like; translated protein: MGNFSVITEFLLMEFSRIWELQVLHAVLFLLIYLATMMGNLLTIAAILIDPHLHSPMYFFLSNLSLLDICNISVTLPKFIINSLIGSQTITLLGCTAQVFFFLFFSATEFAVLVAMSYDRFVAICHPLHYGLIMMPSRCLWAAAGSWVTGLIYSAIHTGNMFRLPFSGSNVIHQFFCDIPHILKVSASGVYHTEFVLIIASSCFLLSCFAFLIASYIRIFSNVLKIPSVEGRYKAISTCSPQLMILILFLISVITAVLRDTSDTSPIQNLFVAMVYAILPPLINPIIYSLRNKKILAAMGKMLRKIFSLSMKYPSLKASKS